A stretch of DNA from Fibrobacter sp. UWB11:
ATTTTCCATTGCGGTTTTGACAATGGGTTGAGAGGCGGAAATGTGTAGTGGGGGGTGTTTCAAGAACAACCAAAAACGGCTTGGATATACCCGCAGGAAAGCAAGCTTTCCGCGGGTGCATCCAAGCCTCGGGGGTGTTTGGAGGAATTAGAATAAACTATAGAGATTACTTTGTTACGGAGAGGCGGTGGGTGAGGCCGGAGGTGAGGGACTTGACGATATACACGCCACTTTCCTTCACGAGTGAGCTTACCTTAGAGCGAACGTCGAAAGAGTTCGATGCATCAACGCGGCCGACAAAAGAACCATTGAGGCTGTAGACGCGATATGCCTGCGCGCCCTGCTTACCGTAGCGAATAGTATTTGCAATCCCTGTCGGTCCCGGAGCATCTTTACCCTTCACGAACGTAAAGTTGTCAATGTCGAGCCAGGCGCCAACAACCGTAAAGCGGAGCACGTGTTCGCCTGCGGGGAGCTTCACATTGGACTTTACCAAGTTGTATTCATCGTAGTTATCTTCGCCAGAACTTGCCGCCGGCACTGCAATTTCTTCGGTAATCTCCTTACCATCCAGAGAAAGCTTGAAGCTAGAAGTAGAGCCCGCCGCTGCGACAGATGCAAACACAGTGTAGTCGCCTTCTTCCTTCACGTTCACGGTGTATTCGAGCCAGTCGCCTTCGCTGTTATAACCCACAACCACAGCATCACCCTTCTTGTAAAGGTCAACGCCGGTACCCTTGCGGTAGTCAGAGTCGCCGTGGTTTTCGGAATCGCCGTCATAGTAAGAGGAGCCATCCTTGCCCTTGCCCGGAACGTCGAAGTTTTCGGCTTCAATCTTGCCTGGGATTGCATTTGCAGGGCAGTTTTCGCCAGCAGCGCAGAAAGGGGTCTGCGGTACAGGTTCCGAAGCAGTGCCGTCGAGGTAAATTTCATCATTTGCATCTACACCGACCTTGAACCAGTCGAAGTCAGCATAGCCGCCTGCAGTCTTTGTTGCAAAGTTGAAAAGGCCCCAGCGTACACCCACGAACATGTGCAGGTCGTAATTGAGTTTTACATCGCTACCAATCTTTGTCCAAGTGTTGCCATCGGTGCTGTAGTAGAAATATGCAGTACCGCGGTCAATGGGCAAATCGAAATCAATTCGCAAATAAACCTTGGAGTCCGAAAGAGCTTGGCTTGCAGCTTGTCTTTCGCCGTCCTTGTTTCCAGTGTACATCACAACCTTGTAGTTGCCGTTTTCCTTAGCAAGTGCAACAAAGCCCTTGTCATCTTGCAATGCCACAAGACCCGCCATGTCGCCATCCTTCATGCCCTTGCCATCCACAAGCGTACGGCCAGAACTCTTGGGGCCAAAGGAACGCTGCGTGAGCGTGTTCTTAGCGTTGACAATGCGGTTATCAGTACGACCTGTGGTAATGCGCAAGAATCCCGGATTTGCCGTCAAAGACCAATTCTTGTTATCCGGATTATGGTTCCACTGCCATTCCAGCGGAAGCACGTCGGAATCAAAGTCATCGGAAGTCACCATGCCATAGCCCGGAAGCGGAGATTCAGGCAAGTCAATTGTAGAAGGGGCCTTGGAACCGCTCGTCGGAACCGGCCAGCCATCCTTCCATTCCATCGGAACCAAGTGCGACATACGGCCGACAGGGCCAGAATCGCGGAACAAGAGAGCATACCACTTGCCATCCGGCGTATCGAAGATGCCACCCTGAGCAACACCGTTATCAGAGAGGA
This window harbors:
- a CDS encoding family 43 glycosylhydrolase, which gives rise to MGLFSKMTKSAVVLAAFAVVNSAAVKVNNPIMYVDSPDPSIVRVDDAYYMVTTTMHFAPGVPVFKSTDLAQWRTVGYAYQTLSNGNNINLNGGQDAYGKGSWASSIRYHKGFFYVLTPSYTTGKTHLYKTADVENGPWSEVQLPFYHDPSLFFDDDGTVWVFYGSGDQISYVQLNDDASGVKAGGKSGKVGGVSVNQVTGTNSYYVQQEGSHMEKVNGEYYLFTISWPAGKSRSEIVYRSKNLLSGFSGRYFLSDNGVAQGGIFDTPDGKWYALLFRDSGPVGRMSHLVPMEWKDGWPVPTSGSKAPSTIDLPESPLPGYGMVTSDDFDSDVLPLEWQWNHNPDNKNWSLTANPGFLRITTGRTDNRIVNAKNTLTQRSFGPKSSGRTLVDGKGMKDGDMAGLVALQDDKGFVALAKENGNYKVVMYTGNKDGERQAASQALSDSKVYLRIDFDLPIDRGTAYFYYSTDGNTWTKIGSDVKLNYDLHMFVGVRWGLFNFATKTAGGYADFDWFKVGVDANDEIYLDGTASEPVPQTPFCAAGENCPANAIPGKIEAENFDVPGKGKDGSSYYDGDSENHGDSDYRKGTGVDLYKKGDAVVVGYNSEGDWLEYTVNVKEEGDYTVFASVAAAGSTSSFKLSLDGKEITEEIAVPAASSGEDNYDEYNLVKSNVKLPAGEHVLRFTVVGAWLDIDNFTFVKGKDAPGPTGIANTIRYGKQGAQAYRVYSLNGSFVGRVDASNSFDVRSKVSSLVKESGVYIVKSLTSGLTHRLSVTK